In a single window of the Pseudopipra pipra isolate bDixPip1 chromosome Z, bDixPip1.hap1, whole genome shotgun sequence genome:
- the ZNF462 gene encoding zinc finger protein 462 isoform X4 — protein sequence MEVLQCDGCDFRAPSYEDLKAHIQDVHTAFLQPTDVSEESPTQPRSGSINASNQTEVEFSSVKDEFAIPDEIAGQNATSQMGTGSYYSQSQTFYGQHMAPNPKPTSKFFQCKFCVRYFRSKNLLIEHTRKVHGAQAGGSSVGPSASSSLNYNIMMHEGFGKVFSCQFCTYKSPRRARIIKHQKMYHKNNLKESSTPAAAAVSESTSASVPVQEPCKELPAEVVERSILESMVKPLTKSRGNFCCEWCSYQTPRRERWCDHMMKKHRSMVKILSSLRQQQDGTSAPEVQSKSAQNASPNSNYISMNTTGREMSNANVSNFRSSMGNSLIRPNSSTSSKFSSVSYPQMKPKSPHNSGMVNLSDRSRYGIADMTNSSADLETSSMLNDSSSDEELNEMDSENGLNSMDHQASGMSAEQLMGSDGNKLLETKGIPFRRYMNRFQCPFCPFLTMHRRSISRHIENIHLSGKTAVYKCDECPFTCKSSLKLGAHKQCHTGTTSDWDTMNSQPESIASSLNDSTVSYDNGNINGRKSAGMMEPVQPQQQQQQQQSPQPHSQHPYKCTLCNYSTTTLKGLRVHQQHKHSFCDNLPKYDGPPSNAPQESEADAHPSASTVKKSQTSILGLSSKNNFVAKAPRKVSNDFPLDLSPVKKRTRIDEIASNLQSKISQNKQQEDAVINVEDDEEEEEDNEVEIEVELDREEEQTEPMIEVSSSYAPQQMWGREANDSQKETSFRSMQHDYNSTNGAEIELTLSEDEEDYYSAVSMKDHQTSNASVLGSQSNMYGTDQNNENSEFSDSGRLYYCKHCDFSNKSARSVSTHYQRMHPYIKFSFRYILDPNDHSAVYRCLECYIDYTNFEDLQQHYGEHHPEAMNVLNFDHSDLIYRCRFCSYTSPNVRSLMPHYQRMHPTVKINNAMIFSSYVVEQQEGLNTESQTLREILNSAPKTMATSTPVARGTGVPAGFNKSATKSFSPECENQKEPSVNTVVVYDCDVCSFASPNMHSVLVHYQKKHPEEKASYFRIQKTMRVVSVDRGSALAQMSFELGAPVSPKLSNLASQPPPPPPPPPDLSTELYYCKHCSYSNRSVVGVLVHYQKRHPEIKVTAKYIRQAPPTAAMMRAGELSPGIQRPPMSMQQLGRGGSETSGNPPENEMFFCQHCDYGNRTVKGVLIHYQKKHRDFKANADVIRQHTATIRSLCDRSQKKSASSLPAHTSSSERDKSKLRALKCRQCSYTSPYFYALRKHIKKDHPNLKATVTSILRWAFLDGLIEAGYHCEWCIYSHTEPSGLLVHYQRRHPEHYVDYTYMATKLWAGPDPSPPALVMQTEMKTYKCRDCIFEASSIWDITNHYQAFHPWAMNGDESVLLDIIKEKDSAEKIIPQPDETGVRMDSEDQIATSQLEQDGECAEDPTLSHEKTVQLTSANPAISSTPYQCTVCQSEYNNLHGLLTHYGKKHPGMKVKAADFAQDIDINPGAVYKCRHCPYINTRIHGVLTHYQKRHPSVKVTAEDFVHDVEQSTDIAQNDVEETSRIFKQGYGAYRCKLCPYTHGTLEKLKIHYEKYHNQPEFDVFAQSPPKVSASVEPDVVTEIKASPEIAAEDVGEVSVPAPHFSSSHLVSHTVFRCQLCKYFCSTRKGIARHYRIKHNNVRAQPEGKNNLFKCALCSYTNPIRKGLAAHYQKRHDIDAYYTHCLAASRTVSDKPNKVIIPSPPKDDTPQLSEELRRAVEKKKCSLCSFQSFSKKGIVSHYMKRHPGVFPKKQHASKLGGYFTAVYADEHEKPAPAEERSDFEKPEVDAETQEIEWLPFRCIKCFKLSFSTAELLCMHYTDHHSKDLKRDFSILGSGTRSQSPVYQCKHCDTKLHSTVELTAHLNGHNEEFQKRAKRQERRKQLLSKQKYADGAFADFKQERAFGHLEDVSKLKERKVVGYKCKFCVEVHPTLRAICNHLRKHVQYGNVSSVSATVKQEAEDPSNTTLMEGCEGATDPDIVEFTEAEYGTSLEDETRPGGYHCSQCDRVLMSMQGLRSHERSHLALAMFAREDKYSCQYCSFVSAFRHNLDRHMQTHHGHHKPFRCKLCPFKSSYNSRLKTHILKAHAGEHAYKCSSCSFSTMTISQLKEHSLKVHGKALTLPRPRIVNLAASHAHHTSKNHTPAEEVEDSNDSSYSEPPDVQQQLNHYQSAALARNNNISPIPLSGSAAGVEKAEAILNCEFCEFSSGYIQSIRRHYRDKHGGKKLFKCKDCSFYTGFKSAFTMHVEAGHSAVPEEGPKDLRCPLCLYHTKYKRNMIDHIVLHRGES from the exons ATGGAGGTCCTGCAGTGTGATGGCTGCGATTTTCGAGCTCCATCTTACGAAGACCTAAAAGCTCACATTCAGGATGTTCATACTGCTTTTCTGCAGCCAACTGATGTCTCTGAGGAAAGTCCTACCCAGCCAAGGTCTGGATCCATAAATGCTAGCAACCAGACTGAGGttgaattttcttctgtaaaggATGAATTCGCAATTCCAGATGAAATAGCAG GGCAAAATGCAACAAGTCAAATGGGGACTGGAAGTTACTATAGCCAGAGCCAGACTTTCTATGGCCAGCACATGGCTCCAAATCCTAAACCAACCAGCAAGTTTTTCCAGTGCAAGTTCTGTGTGCGTTACTTCCGTTCCAAAAACCTTCTCATAGAGCACACACGGAAGGTTCAtggagcacaggctgggggcagctcAGTGGGGCCATCAGCTTCCAGTTCCCTAAATTACAACATCATGATGCATGAAGGGTTTGGTAAAGTTTTCAGTTGCCAGTTCTGCACCTACAAGTCACCCAGGCGCGCGAGAATTATTAAGCACCAGAAAATGTACCACAAAAACAACCTGAAAGAGAGttcaactcctgctgctgctgctgtatcTGAGTCAACGTCTGCTTCTGTGCCAGTGCAGGAACCCTGCAAGGAGCTGCCTGCAGAAGTAGTGGAAAGGAGCATTTTGGAATCAATGGTCAAGCCCCTGACAAAGTCTAGGGGCAACTTTTGCTGTGAGTGGTGCAGCTACCAGACACCTCGGAGGGAGCGCTGGTGCGATCACATGATGAAGAAGCACCGCAGCATGGTGAAAATACTGTCCAGCCTGAGGCAGCAACAGGATGGAACCAGTGCACCTGAAGTGCAGAGTAAGAGTGCCCAGAATGCCTCTCCAAACTCTAATTATATCTCCATGAACACAACAGGACGTGAGATGTCAAATGCCAATGTCTCAAACTTCAGAAGCTCCATGGGCAATTCCCTTATCAGGCCCAACTCGTCTACATCTTCCAAGTTTTCTTCTGTGTCTTACCCTCAAATGAAGCCTAAGTCACCTCACAACTCGGGCATGGTTAATTTGTCTGACAGATCCCGCTATGGAATTGCTGATATGACGAATTCTTCTGCTGACCTGGAAACAAGCAGTATGCTAAATGACTCCAGCTCAGATGAAGAGCTAAATGAAATGGACAGCGAGAATGGCTTAAACTCCATGGATCACCAGGCCTCAGGAatgtctgcagagcagctgatggGATCTGATGGCAACAAGCTATTGGAAACAAAGGGAATTCCCTTTAGAAGATATATGAACAGGTTCCAGTGTCCTTTTTGCCCTTTCCTGACGATGCACCGCCGCAGTATTTCCCGTCACATTGAGAACATCCACCTGTCTGGGAAGACAGCTGTGTACAAGTGTGATGAATGCCCTTTCACCTGCAAGAGTTCCTTAAAGCTTGGTGCCCACAAGCAGTGTCACACAGGAACAACATCAGACTGGGACACTATGAACTCTCAGCCTGAAAGCATTGCCTCATCTTTGAATGACAGCACGGTGTCTTATGACAATGGAAATATAAATGGCAGGAAGTCAGCTGGGATGATGGAACCagtgcagccacagcagcaacagcaacaacagcagTCACCCCAGCCCCACTCACAGCATCCATACAAGTGCACGTTGTGCAACTATTCCACTACCACTTTGAAAGGCCTCAGAGTTCATCAGCAGCACAAGCATTCATTCTGTGACAACCTGCCAAAATATGATGGGCCACCATCGAATGCACCACAGGAGAGTGAGGCAGATGCTCACCCTTCTGCCAGCACAGTGAAGAAGAGCCAGACTTCCATCCTTGGGCtctcttctaaaaataactTCGTTGCAAAAGCCCCTAGGAAGGTCTCAAATGACTTCCCTTTAGATCTTTCTCCTGTGAAAAAGAGAACTAGAATTGATGAAATAGCGAGCAACCTGCAGAGCAAGATCAGCCAAAACAAGCAGCAAGAAGATGCTGTGATTAATGTGGAGGatgatgaggaagaggaggaggacaaTGAGGTGGAGATAGAGGTAGAGTTGGACAGAGAGGAAGAGCAAACAGAACCAATGATAGAAGTTTCCAGTTCTTATGCACCGCAGCAAATGTGGGGCAGAGAGGCTAATGATTCTCAGAAGGAGACAAGCTTCAGAAGCATGCAACATGACTACAATTCCACCAACGGAGCAGAGATTGAGCTCACTTTGTCTGAAGATGAGGAAGACTATTATTCGGCTGTCAGCATGAAGGACCATCAGACCTCTAATGCCTCTGTTCTGGGGAGCCAATCCAACATGTACGGTACTGACCAGAACAATGAGAACTCAGAGTTTAGTGACTCTGGCAGGCTTTACTATTGTAAACACTGTGATTTCAGCAACAAATCTGCCAGGAGTGTTAGCACCCACTACCAGCGAATGCATCCCTACATTAAATTCAGCTTTAGGTATATCCTGGATCCCAATGACCACAGTGCAGTATATCGATGTCTTGAGTGCTATATTGACTACACAAATTTTGAAGACTTGCAGCAGCATTATGGGGAGCATCATCCTGAAGCTATGAATGTACTGAACTTTGATCATTCTGATCTGATCTACCGCTGCCGCTTCTGCTCTTACACAAGTCCAAATGTTAGAAGCCTGATGCCACATTACCAAAGAATGCATCCCACAGTGAAAATTAACAATGCAATGATATTTTCTAGCTATGTTGTTGAGCAGCAAGAAGGGCTGAACACAGAGTCTCAGACACTGAGAGAGATCTTGAATTCTGCTCCAAAAACTATGGCAACCTCCACCCCTGTGGCTCGTGGAACTGGTGTGCCAGCTGGTTTTAACAAAAGTGCCACCAAGAGTTTTAGTCCTGAATGTGAAAATCAGAAGGAACCTTCGGTCAACACTGTGGTTGTTTATGACTGTGATGTCTGTTCATTTGCAAGCCCTAACATGCATTCAGTTTTGGTGCATTACCAGAAAAAGCACCCTGAAGAAAAAGCCTCGTATTTCAGAATTCAGAAGACCATGCGTGTAGTCTCTGTTGACAGAGGCTCTGCCCTGGCTCAAATGTCTTTTGAGCTGGGGGCACCTGTCTCCCCAAAACTGTCCAACTTGGCTTCTCAACCTCCAcctcccccaccaccacccccagaCCTCTCCACTGAACTGTACTATTGCAAACACTGTTCCTACAGCAACCGCTCTGTTGTTGGGGTGCTTGTCCACTACCAGAAGAGGCACCCGGAGATCAAGGTCACCGCCAAATACATCAGGCAGGCACCCCCCACCGCAGCCATGATGCGGGCTGGGGAGCTGTCACCTGGCATCCAGAGGCCACCGATGTCGATGCAGCAGTTGGGCCGGGGTGGATCCGAGACCTCTGGGAACCCTCCTGAGAACGAAATGTTCTTCTGCCAACACTGTGATTACGGGAATCGGACCGTGAAGGGTGTGCTCATCCACTACCAGAAGAAGCACCGCGACTTCAAGGCCAATGCGGATGTGATCAGGCAGCACACGGCCACCATCCGCAGCCTCTGTGACCGCAGCCAGAAGAAATCAGCCAGCAGCCTCCCTGCTCACACCTCCAGCTCCGAGCGGGACAAGTCCAAGCTGAGAGCCCTCAAGTGCAGGCAGTGCAGCTACACGTCTCCTTACTTCTATGCATTGAGGAAGCATATCAAGAAGGACCACCCAAACCTAAAGGCCACGGTCACTTCCATACTGAGATGGGCGTTTTTGGATGGCTTGATAGAGGCTGGTTATCACTGTGAATGGTGCATTTATTCACACACAGAGCCAAGTGGTTTGCTTGTGCATTACCAAAGGAGACATCCTGAGCATTATGTTGATTACACATACATGGCAACCAAACTCTGGGCAGGTCCCgatccctcccctcctgccctaGTGATGCAAACAGAGATGAAGACCTATAAATGCAGAGACTGCATTTTTGAAGCATCTTCTATTTGGGATATTACTAATCACTACCAAGCATTTCACCCTTGGGCCATGAATGGAGATGAATCTGTGTTGTTAGATATCATCAAGGAGAAAGATTCTGCTGAGAAAATCATCCCACAGCCTGATGAAACTGGGGTTAGGATGGATTCTGAAGACCAAATAGCAACAtcacagctggagcaggatggagagTGTGCAGAAGACCCCACCCTTTCCCATGAAAAAACTGTCCAGCTGACTTCTGCAAACCCTGCCATCTCCTCCACCCCATATCAGTGTACAGTTTGCCAGTCTGAGTACAATAACTTGCATGGCCTCCTGACCCATTATGGCAAAAAACATCCTGGCATGAAAGTGAAAGCAGCAGATTTTGCTCAGGATATAGACATTAACCCAGGGGCTGTATATAAATGCAGACATTGCCCATACATTAATACACGTATTCATGGCGTTCTCACACACTACCAGAAACGACACCCATCAGTGAAAGTCACTGCTGAAGACTTTGTGCATGATGTGGAGCAGTCAACTGATATTGCTCAGAATGACGTGGAAGAGACAAGTAGGATTTTTAAGCAAGGCTATGGTGCTTATCGGTGTAAACTCTGCCCTTACACCCACGGAACACTTGAGAAGCTGAAAATTCACTATGAGAAATACCACAATCAACCCGAATTTGATGTTTTTGCCCAGTCACCACCAAAGGTGTCTGCCTCAGTGGAGCCAGATGTGGTGACTGAAATCAAGGCCTCCCCAGAAATTGCTGCTGAGGATGTTGGGGAAGTCTCTGTGCCAGCACCTCATTTCTCCAGTTCTCACTTAGTGTCTCACACAGTTTTCCGGTGTCAGCTCTGCAAATATTTCTGCTCCACTCGGAAGGGGATAGCGAGGCACTACCGCATCAAACATAACAACGTCCGGGCACAGCCGGAGGGCAAGAACAACCTCTTCAAATGTGCTTTGTGCTCCTATACCAACCCCATCCGCAAAGGGCTTGCAGCACACTACCAGAAAAGACATGACATTGATGCTTACTACACTCACTGCCTGGCAGCCTCCAGGACGGTAAGCGACAAACCCAATAAAGTAATCATTCCATCTCCTCCCAAGGATGACACTCCTCAGCTTAGTGAGGAGCTGAGAAGGGCTGTAGAAAAGAAGAAGTGCTCACTTTGTTCCTTCCAGTCCTTCAGTAAGAAGGGCATTGTGTCCCACTACATGAAGCGTCACCCTGGTGTTTTCCCTAAGAAGCAGCACGCGAGCAAGCTGGGGGGCTACTTCACTGCTGTGTATGCTGATGAGCATGAAAAGCCAGCTCCAGCTGAGGAGAGGAGTGACTTTGAAAAGCCTGAGGTGGACGCTGAGACTCAGGAAATCGAGTGGCTTCCCTTCAGGTGCATAAAGTGTTTCAAGCTGTccttcagcacagcagagctgctgtgtaTGCATTACACTGACCACCACAGCAAAGATTTAAAGAGGGACTTTTCCATACTGGGAAGTGGCACCCGCTCTCAGAGCCCTGTCTACCAGTGCAAGCACTGTGATACGAAATTGCATAGCACAGTAGAGCTGACTGCACACTTGAATGGTCACAATGAGGAATTCCAGAAGCGTGCCAAACGtcaggagaggaggaagcagcTTTTGAGCAAGCAGAAATATGCAGATGGTGCTTTTGCAGATTTCAAACAAGAGAGG GCTTTTGGACATTTGGAAGATGTTTCAAAACTTAAGGAGAGGAAGGTGGTTGGCTACAAATGCAAGTTTTGTGTGGAAGTCCATCCAACACTTCGAGCCATCTGTAATCACCTCCGCAAGCATGTCCAGTATGGGAACGTTTCTTCTGTGTCAGCTACAGTGAAG CAGGAAGCTGAAGATCCTTCAAACACAACTTTGATGGAGGGTTGTGAGGGAGCCACAGACCCTGACATTGTGGAATTTACAGAAGCTGAATATGGAACATCCTTGGAAGATGAAACCAGGCCTGGGGGCTACCACTGCAGCCAGTGTGACCGGGTTTTGATGTCTATGCAGGGTCTGCGATCTCACGAGAGGAGTCACTTGGCTCTGGCCATGTTTGCCCGGGAAGACAAGTACAGCTGCCAGTATTGCTCCTTTGTCTCTGCTTTCAGGCACAA TCTGGACCGCCACATGCAGACCCACCATGGACACCACAAGCCATTCCGCTGCAAGCTATGCCCATTCAAGTCCTCCTACAACAGCCGCCTGAAAACCCACATTCTCAAGGCTCATGCTG